In Geobacter anodireducens, a genomic segment contains:
- a CDS encoding IMP dehydrogenase (catalyzes the synthesis of xanthosine monophosphate by the NAD+ dependent oxidation of inosine monophosphate), with product MLDELIPEGLTFDDVLLVPAHSQVLPRDVSLNTRLTRNITLNIPLVSAAMDTVTEARTAICMAREGGLGIIHKNLTIEEQAMEVDKVKKSESGMIVDPITMRPNQKIHEALAIMEKYRISGVPVTNSKGKLVGILTNRDLRFETNLDLPISARMTKRRLVTVAVGTTLEEAKEHLKHTRVEKLLVVDEEKNLKGLITIKDIEKVRKYPNACKDALGRLRVGAAVGPSGDMEARVDALVKAGVDVIVVDTAHGHSQGVLDAIRAVKANFPGVELIAGNIATAEAAEALIKAGVDAIKVGIGPGSICTTRVVAGVGVPQISAIAQCAKVARKYDVPLIADGGVKYSGDVTKAVAAGADVIMIGSLFAGTEESPGDTILYQGRAYKSYRGMGSIGAMKQGSKDRYFQSDVESEVKLVPEGIEGMVPLRGPLSANVHQLMGGLRAGMGYTGCRTVRELQEKGHFIRITGAGLKESHVHDVMITKEAPNYRVENVR from the coding sequence ATGTTAGATGAATTGATTCCGGAAGGTCTGACGTTCGACGACGTTCTGCTCGTTCCCGCCCACTCTCAAGTCCTTCCCCGCGATGTCTCCCTCAACACCCGTCTGACCAGGAACATTACCCTCAACATTCCCCTCGTCTCGGCAGCCATGGACACGGTAACCGAGGCGCGGACCGCCATCTGCATGGCCCGCGAGGGGGGGCTCGGCATTATCCACAAGAACCTCACCATCGAAGAGCAGGCCATGGAGGTGGACAAGGTCAAAAAGAGCGAGTCCGGCATGATCGTGGACCCCATCACCATGCGGCCCAACCAGAAAATCCACGAGGCCCTGGCCATCATGGAGAAGTACCGGATCTCCGGCGTTCCCGTCACCAACTCCAAGGGCAAGCTGGTCGGCATCCTCACCAACCGCGACCTCCGTTTCGAAACCAACCTGGACCTTCCCATTTCCGCCCGCATGACCAAGCGTCGGCTCGTGACCGTAGCGGTCGGCACCACCCTTGAGGAAGCCAAGGAGCACCTCAAGCATACCCGGGTCGAGAAGCTGCTGGTGGTGGATGAGGAGAAGAACCTGAAGGGGCTCATCACCATCAAGGATATCGAGAAGGTCAGAAAATACCCCAATGCCTGCAAGGATGCCCTGGGGCGCCTGCGGGTCGGCGCCGCCGTCGGCCCCTCCGGCGACATGGAGGCCCGTGTTGATGCCCTGGTCAAGGCCGGGGTCGACGTCATCGTGGTGGACACGGCCCATGGTCACTCCCAGGGGGTCCTCGATGCCATCCGGGCCGTCAAGGCGAACTTCCCCGGGGTCGAGCTCATCGCCGGCAACATCGCCACTGCCGAGGCAGCCGAGGCACTCATCAAGGCCGGTGTCGACGCCATCAAGGTGGGGATCGGACCGGGTTCCATCTGCACCACCCGCGTGGTGGCCGGGGTCGGCGTGCCCCAGATCAGCGCCATCGCCCAGTGCGCCAAGGTTGCCCGCAAGTACGACGTCCCCCTCATCGCGGACGGCGGCGTCAAGTACTCCGGCGACGTGACCAAGGCCGTGGCCGCCGGTGCCGATGTCATCATGATCGGCTCCCTCTTTGCCGGCACCGAGGAGTCGCCCGGCGACACCATCCTCTACCAGGGCCGGGCCTACAAGAGCTACCGTGGCATGGGCTCCATCGGCGCCATGAAGCAGGGGAGCAAGGACCGCTACTTCCAGAGCGATGTGGAGAGTGAAGTGAAGCTCGTTCCCGAGGGGATCGAGGGGATGGTGCCGCTGCGCGGACCGCTCTCCGCCAACGTCCATCAGCTCATGGGCGGACTGCGGGCCGGCATGGGGTACACCGGCTGCCGCACCGTGCGGGAGCTCCAGGAAAAGGGGCACTTCATCAGGATCACCGGCGCGGGTCTCAAGGAATCCCACGTCCATGACGTCATGATCACCAAGGAGGCCCCGAACTACCGGGTCGAGAACGTTCGATGA